The following are encoded together in the Erwinia sp. E602 genome:
- the pqiA gene encoding membrane integrity-associated transporter subunit PqiA, translating into MCSSHHAHHWMLCPQCDLMTQMPELRPGSKASCPRCHTTLQMNWVEPRRRPTAYALAALFMLLLANLFPFVNMHVAGLSSEITLMRIPSVMVAEDYSSLATLFLLFVQGVPALCMVAILLLVNPLRVPPALKKTLARTLFQLKSWGMAEIFLAGVLVSFVKLMAYGDIGIGLSFVPWCLFCLLQLRAFQCIDRRTLWQQVAPLPLLPTKPVPAISGLRQGLRSCTCCTAVLASDTAICPRCGTHGHARRKHSLQWTMALLITSLVLYIPANLLPIMVTEALGTQMNSTIMAGVILLWSDGSYPVALVIFIASIMVPSLKMLAIAWLCWDANGHSMKPRDSDRMHRIYELVELVGRWSMIDVFVIAVLSALVRMGRLMSIYPATGALLFALVVILTMFAAITFDPRLIWDRTREKSLEESSRDGQ; encoded by the coding sequence ATGTGTTCGTCGCACCACGCGCATCACTGGATGCTCTGTCCGCAGTGTGACCTGATGACACAAATGCCAGAACTCCGGCCGGGCAGCAAAGCAAGCTGCCCGCGTTGTCATACCACACTCCAAATGAACTGGGTTGAGCCGCGCAGGCGGCCAACCGCCTATGCGCTGGCGGCGCTGTTTATGCTGCTGCTGGCCAACCTTTTTCCCTTCGTCAATATGCACGTTGCCGGTCTGAGCAGCGAAATTACCCTGATGCGTATCCCTTCGGTTATGGTTGCGGAGGACTACAGCAGTCTGGCGACGCTGTTCCTGCTGTTTGTCCAGGGCGTACCTGCACTGTGCATGGTGGCGATCCTGCTGCTGGTTAACCCGCTGCGGGTGCCGCCAGCGTTGAAAAAAACGCTGGCGCGCACGCTGTTTCAGCTGAAAAGCTGGGGCATGGCGGAGATTTTCCTCGCCGGCGTGCTGGTCAGCTTCGTCAAGCTGATGGCCTACGGCGATATCGGCATTGGCCTCAGCTTCGTGCCCTGGTGCCTGTTCTGCCTGCTTCAGCTGCGCGCTTTCCAGTGCATCGACAGGCGCACGCTGTGGCAGCAGGTGGCGCCGTTGCCGCTGTTGCCTACAAAACCGGTGCCGGCCATCAGCGGTCTGCGTCAGGGTCTGCGTTCCTGCACCTGCTGTACCGCGGTGCTGGCCAGCGACACCGCTATCTGCCCGCGCTGTGGCACGCACGGGCATGCGCGGCGCAAGCACAGCCTGCAGTGGACCATGGCGCTGCTGATTACCTCGCTGGTGCTCTATATTCCGGCTAACCTGCTGCCGATTATGGTCACTGAAGCGCTGGGCACTCAGATGAACTCGACCATTATGGCCGGGGTGATCCTGTTGTGGAGCGATGGCTCTTATCCGGTGGCGCTGGTGATCTTTATCGCCAGTATTATGGTGCCGTCGCTGAAAATGCTGGCGATAGCCTGGCTGTGCTGGGATGCCAACGGGCACAGCATGAAACCGCGAGACAGCGACCGTATGCACCGCATCTATGAGCTGGTTGAGCTGGTGGGCCGCTGGTCGATGATCGATGTGTTCGTGATTGCCGTGCTCTCTGCGCTGGTGCGTATGGGGCGGCTGATGAGTATTTACCCGGCCACCGGGGCGCTGCTGTTTGCGCTGGTGGTGATCCTGACCATGTTTGCTGCCATTACCTTTGATCCCCGCTTAATCTGGGATCGGACCAGAGAAAAAAGTCTTGAGGAGTCTTCACGTGACGGACAATAA
- a CDS encoding ABC transporter ATP-binding protein: MSLISIHGAYLSFSDAPLLDNTELHIEENERVCLVGRNGAGKSTLMKIINREQPLDDGRIIYEQDLIVARLQQDPPRNVQGSVYDFVAEGVQEQAEHLKAYHAISHLVMEDPSDKNLNEMARLQTILDHQNLWQLESRIHDVLKQIGLEPDVELSSLSGGWLRKAALGRALVSNPKVLMLDEPTNHLDIETIDWLETFLKTFQGSIIFISHDRSFIRNMATRIVDLDRGKLVSWPGDYDLYLLSKEEALRVEEMQNAEFDRKLAQEEVWIRQGIKARRTRNEGRVRALKALRRERSERREVMGKANMQVEEASRSGKIVFELEDVAYGINGKQLVNGFSRQVQRGDKIALIGPNGCGKTTLLKLMLDQLKADSGRVHIGTKLEVAYFDQHRAELDPDRTVMDNLAEGKQEVMVNGKPRHVLGYLQEFLFHPKRAMTPVRALSGGERNRLLLARLFLKPSNLLILDEPTNDLDVETLELLEELIDGYQGTVLLVSHDRQFVDNTVTECWIFEGNGEIGAFVGGYHDAQLQRSAFKQTRAVTKGSSAQPRQENVKAETAKKPVAKLSYNLQRELEQLPQKMEALEATLESYQAQVADASFFNQPREVTQPVLDALAVAEKELEVAFERWEYLESLSNGE; this comes from the coding sequence ATGTCATTAATCAGTATTCATGGCGCTTACCTCTCATTCAGCGACGCGCCGCTGTTGGATAACACTGAGCTGCACATCGAAGAGAACGAGCGCGTCTGTCTGGTCGGGCGTAACGGTGCCGGCAAATCCACGCTGATGAAAATCATCAACCGGGAACAGCCGCTGGACGACGGGCGCATTATTTATGAGCAGGATTTGATCGTTGCGCGTCTGCAGCAGGATCCGCCGCGCAACGTGCAGGGCTCGGTGTATGATTTCGTCGCCGAAGGCGTGCAGGAGCAGGCTGAACACCTGAAGGCGTATCACGCGATTTCCCATCTGGTGATGGAAGATCCGAGCGATAAGAACCTCAACGAGATGGCGCGTCTGCAGACCATCCTCGATCACCAGAACCTGTGGCAGCTGGAGAGCCGTATTCACGACGTGCTCAAGCAGATCGGTCTGGAGCCGGACGTTGAGCTGTCATCGCTCTCCGGCGGCTGGCTGCGTAAGGCGGCGCTGGGGCGTGCGCTGGTCAGCAACCCGAAGGTGCTGATGCTCGATGAGCCGACCAACCACCTGGATATTGAGACCATCGACTGGCTGGAAACCTTCCTGAAGACCTTCCAGGGCAGCATTATCTTTATCTCTCACGACCGTTCGTTTATTCGCAATATGGCGACGCGAATCGTCGATCTTGACCGCGGTAAGCTGGTCTCCTGGCCGGGCGACTACGACCTTTACCTGCTGAGCAAAGAGGAAGCGCTGCGCGTTGAAGAGATGCAGAACGCCGAATTCGACCGCAAGCTGGCGCAGGAAGAGGTGTGGATCCGCCAGGGCATCAAGGCACGCCGTACCCGTAACGAAGGTCGCGTACGTGCGCTGAAGGCGTTGCGTCGCGAACGTTCTGAACGCCGTGAAGTTATGGGCAAAGCCAACATGCAGGTGGAAGAGGCGAGCCGCTCCGGCAAGATCGTCTTTGAGCTGGAAGATGTCGCTTACGGCATCAACGGTAAACAGCTGGTGAACGGTTTCTCCCGTCAGGTACAGCGCGGCGATAAAATTGCCCTGATTGGCCCGAACGGCTGTGGTAAAACTACGCTGCTCAAGCTGATGCTCGACCAGCTGAAGGCCGACAGCGGCCGTGTACATATCGGTACCAAGCTGGAAGTGGCCTACTTTGACCAGCACCGTGCCGAGCTGGATCCGGACCGGACGGTGATGGACAACCTGGCGGAAGGCAAGCAGGAGGTAATGGTCAACGGTAAGCCACGCCACGTGCTGGGCTACCTGCAGGAGTTCCTGTTCCATCCGAAGCGCGCAATGACCCCGGTGCGCGCTCTGTCGGGCGGTGAGCGTAACCGCCTGCTGCTGGCACGCCTGTTCCTCAAGCCAAGCAACCTGCTGATCCTCGATGAACCGACCAACGACCTGGACGTTGAAACGCTGGAGCTGCTGGAAGAGCTGATCGACGGCTATCAGGGCACCGTGTTGCTGGTCAGCCACGACCGTCAGTTCGTCGATAACACCGTGACCGAGTGCTGGATTTTTGAAGGCAACGGCGAGATCGGTGCCTTCGTTGGTGGCTATCATGATGCCCAGCTGCAGCGCAGCGCCTTTAAACAAACCCGTGCGGTTACTAAAGGCAGCAGCGCCCAGCCGCGTCAGGAAAATGTAAAAGCGGAAACGGCCAAAAAACCGGTGGCAAAGTTGAGCTACAATCTACAGCGTGAGCTGGAGCAGCTGCCGCAGAAAATGGAAGCGCTGGAAGCCACCCTGGAGTCTTACCAGGCGCAGGTGGCGGACGCCAGTTTCTTCAATCAGCCCCGTGAGGTAACGCAGCCGGTACTGGATGCGCTGGCCGTTGCGGAAAAAGAGCTGGAAGTGGCCTTTGAGCGCTGGGAATACCTTGAGTCGTTAAGTAACGGCGAATAA
- the rlmKL gene encoding bifunctional 23S rRNA (guanine(2069)-N(7))-methyltransferase RlmK/23S rRNA (guanine(2445)-N(2))-methyltransferase RlmL: protein MNSLFASTARGLEELLKSELEALGAESCQIVQGGVHYQGDDRLMYQSLMWSRLASRILLPLTECGVYSDLDLYLGVQAIDWPALFGSDKTFAVHFSGLNEVIRNSQYGALKVKDAIVDSFTRKNLPRPDVDREQPDIRVNVWLNKDTASIALDLSGDGLHQRGYRQQTGAAPLKETLAAAIVLRSGWQAGSPLVDPMCGSGTLLLEAAMIACDRAPGLHRNHWGFTGWNKFDAGLWQEVKTEAQVRARKGAKETTSRFFGYDNDSRVIESARANARRAGVADLIAFTAQDVLKLTNPLPEGPAGTVVSNPPYGERLESEPALIALHSQLGRIMKSQFGGWNLSLFSASPELLSCLQLRADRQFKAKNGPLDCVQKNYQLAANPSGGAVAQLADDYANRLRKNLKKLDKWARQEGIECYRIYDADLPDYNVAVDRYADWVIIQEYAPPKTVDATKARQRLFDVIAATLSVLELPANRLVLKTREKQKGTSQYQKMNEKGDFFEVREFDAKLWVNLTDYLDTGLFLDHRIARKMLGKMSAGKDFLNLFAYTGSASVHAGLGGARSTTTVDMSRTYLEWAERNLRLNGLTGRQHRLMQADCLSWLRDADEQFDLIFIDPPTFSNSKRMEESFDVQRDHLALMSDLKRLLRNNGTIMFSNNKRGFKMDLAGLAALGLEAREITDKTQSQDFARNRQIHNCWLLTHAGKE, encoded by the coding sequence ATGAATTCTCTGTTTGCCAGTACGGCGCGTGGGCTCGAAGAGCTGTTAAAAAGTGAACTGGAAGCGCTGGGAGCGGAAAGCTGCCAGATCGTCCAGGGCGGCGTACATTATCAGGGCGACGATCGTCTGATGTACCAGAGCCTGATGTGGAGCCGTCTGGCTTCACGCATCCTGCTGCCGCTGACCGAATGTGGGGTTTACAGCGATCTGGATCTTTACCTCGGCGTGCAGGCGATCGACTGGCCGGCGCTGTTCGGCAGCGATAAAACCTTTGCCGTGCACTTCAGCGGCCTGAACGAGGTGATCCGCAACAGCCAGTACGGTGCCCTGAAGGTGAAGGATGCCATCGTTGACAGCTTTACCCGTAAAAATCTGCCGCGTCCGGACGTGGATCGCGAGCAGCCGGATATCCGCGTTAACGTCTGGCTGAATAAAGATACCGCCAGCATCGCGCTGGATTTGAGCGGCGATGGCCTGCACCAGCGCGGCTACCGCCAGCAGACCGGTGCGGCCCCGCTGAAAGAGACGCTGGCCGCCGCCATCGTGCTGCGTTCCGGCTGGCAGGCCGGTAGCCCGCTGGTCGATCCGATGTGTGGTTCCGGCACGCTGCTGCTGGAAGCGGCGATGATCGCCTGCGATCGCGCGCCGGGCCTGCACCGCAACCACTGGGGCTTTACCGGCTGGAACAAGTTTGACGCCGGGCTGTGGCAGGAAGTCAAAACCGAAGCGCAGGTGCGTGCCCGTAAAGGAGCAAAAGAGACCACTTCGCGCTTCTTTGGTTACGATAACGATTCCCGGGTGATTGAAAGCGCGCGCGCTAACGCCCGTCGTGCCGGCGTGGCCGACCTGATCGCCTTCACCGCGCAGGACGTACTGAAGCTGACCAACCCGCTGCCGGAAGGCCCGGCGGGCACGGTGGTCAGCAACCCGCCCTACGGCGAGCGTCTGGAGAGTGAACCGGCGCTGATTGCGCTGCACAGCCAGCTGGGCCGTATTATGAAAAGCCAGTTTGGCGGCTGGAACCTGTCGCTGTTCAGCGCCTCACCGGAGCTGCTGAGCTGCCTGCAGCTGCGCGCCGATCGCCAGTTTAAGGCGAAAAATGGCCCGCTGGACTGCGTACAGAAAAACTATCAGCTGGCGGCCAACCCGTCAGGCGGCGCCGTGGCACAGCTGGCAGATGATTATGCCAACCGCCTGCGTAAGAACCTGAAGAAGCTGGACAAATGGGCGCGCCAGGAGGGCATTGAGTGCTACCGTATTTACGACGCCGACCTGCCTGACTACAACGTGGCGGTCGACCGTTACGCCGACTGGGTGATTATTCAGGAGTACGCACCGCCGAAAACCGTCGATGCAACCAAGGCCCGCCAGCGTCTGTTTGACGTGATCGCCGCTACGCTCAGCGTGCTGGAGCTGCCGGCCAACCGTCTGGTGCTGAAGACGCGTGAAAAGCAGAAGGGCACCAGCCAGTACCAGAAGATGAACGAGAAGGGCGACTTTTTCGAAGTGCGCGAGTTTGATGCGAAACTGTGGGTGAACCTGACCGACTATCTCGATACCGGGCTGTTCCTCGATCACCGCATCGCGCGTAAAATGCTGGGCAAGATGAGCGCCGGCAAAGATTTCCTTAACCTGTTTGCCTACACCGGCAGCGCCAGCGTGCACGCCGGCCTGGGCGGCGCGCGCAGTACCACCACCGTTGATATGTCGCGCACCTACCTGGAGTGGGCCGAGCGCAACCTGCGGCTGAACGGCCTGACCGGCCGCCAGCACCGCCTGATGCAGGCGGACTGCCTGAGCTGGCTGCGCGACGCCGACGAACAGTTCGACCTGATCTTTATCGATCCGCCGACCTTCTCCAACTCCAAACGCATGGAAGAGAGCTTCGACGTACAGCGCGATCACCTGGCTCTGATGAGCGATCTGAAGCGTCTGCTGCGCAATAACGGCACCATTATGTTCTCGAACAACAAGCGTGGTTTCAAAATGGATCTGGCCGGCCTTGCCGCGCTGGGCCTGGAAGCCCGCGAAATTACGGACAAAACCCAGTCACAGGATTTTGCCCGCAACCGTCAAATTCACAACTGCTGGCTGCTGACGCACGCCGGTAAGGAATAA